CAGCTTCTGCCACGCGCTGCGCAGCATGCCGGTGCCGATGTAGAGCAGGTACGCGGCGCCGCCGTACTTGACGACGGAGAACAGCAGCGGGTTCGCCTTCAGCAGCGACGCGACGCCCGCGGCGGACAGCACCATCAGCACCGTATCGCCGACGAACACGCCGCAGGCCGCGCGATAGCCGGCCTTCACGCCGCGCTGCGCCGCGAGCGACAGCACGTACATCGAGTTCGGCCCCGGCAGCAGGATGATGAAGATCACGCCGAACACGTAGGTCCAGATATCCGTGATGCCGAGTGCGTGGCCGAACATGATGTGAATCTCCCGTCCTTCGGTTGCGTCAGTTGCGTCAGGCGTTGCGCTGCTTCGCCGCGTCCATCAATGCGGTGAAGCGGTCGAACAGATAGCCGATGTCGTGCGGGCCGGGCGACGCTTCCGGGTGGCCCTGGAAGCAGAAGGCCGGCTTGTCGGTCAGCTCGAAGCCCTGCAGCGTGCCGTCGAACAGCGACACGTGCGTCACGCGCGCGTTGGCCGGCAGCGAATCCGCGTCGACCGCGAAGCCGTGGTTCTGCGACGTGATCACCACGCGACCGTCGCCGAGATCCTTCACCGGGTGGTTCGCGCCGTGGTGGCCCGTCTTCATCTTCAGCGTCTTCGCGCCGACCGCGAGACCCATGATCTGGTGACCGAGGCAGATGCCGAAGGTCGGCACGCCGCGTTCGATGAATTCCTTGGTGGCCGCGATAGCGTAGTCGCACGGTTCCGGGTCGCCGGGGCCGTTCGACAGGAAGATGCCGTCCGGATTCAGCGCGAGCGCATCTTCCGCGCTCGCCTCGGCCGGCAGCACCGTCACGTGGCAGCCGCGCTCCGCGAGCATGCGCAGGATGTTGTACTTGACGCCGAAGTCGTACGCGACGACGCGATACTTCGGTGCTTCCTGCATCCCGTAGCCGCTTTCGAGGCGCCATTCGGTCTGCTTCCACTCGAACGGCTTGGTGGTCGACACGACTTTCGCGAGATCCATGCCCGCGAGGCCCGGGAACGAGCGCGCGAGCTCGATCGCCTTCGCCTCGTCGTCCGAGCCGGCCAGGATGCAGCCGCTCTGCGCGCCCTTGTCGCGCAGGATACGGGTCAGCTTGCGGGTATCGATGCCGGCGATCGCGACGATGCCTTCGTCGCGCAGGTAATCGCCGAGCGTGCGGTCCATGCGGAAGTTCGATGCGAGCGTCGGCAGATCACGGATGATCAGGCCGGCGGCATGGACTTTCGTGGCTTCGACGTCTTCGGCGTTCACGCCGACGTTGCCGATATGCGGGTAGGTAAGCGTGACGATCTGACGCGCGTAGCTCGGGTCAGTCAGGATTTCCTGATAGCCGGTGATCGCGGTGTTGAACACGACTTCGCCGATCGTATGGCCTTCGGCCCCGATCGAATAACCACGAAAGACCGTGCCGTCGGCGAGTGCAAGCAAGGCGGGAGAAAAAGACGGCAACACGGGAGGCTCCTTGGGGAACACCCTGCTGCCGACCTGTTTACCCTGCCGCGCGAGCGCCGCGCTGCGTAGGCGCGCGGAATCGCTAGCTGGACGCGACCTGCGTTGTCGAGACGCGAACCCGGCGCGTGGCGCACGAGGCTTCGCGGCAGCGCCCGACAGGCGGCGTGCGGCGGATGAACGGGATGAGTGAGGTAGGCGCTAGGGTGCGAGGTTGATCAGCACAAACTTTCAAATTATAGCCCGAAAATGGCCTTATCTTCAATCGACATGGCCGTCCGATCGCGCATGCGGCGCCCGCGACGCCGTGGCATCGCATGCGGCATTCCCTGCTGCGGCCCCGTTTCCGCGACCGCCCTACCCGTCAGCGTACCGCCGGATCAACCTGCTTGCCAGCGTCGCGCGCGGGCCATGCGCACCAGGCCGCGCTCGCGAGCTGCAGCGCGATCAGCACGCTCCACGCGGTGACGTGCGCGGCGACCGGGTAATGGCCGTCGAGCGCCGGCCAGTGCGACAGCACCGCGCCGATGCCGATCTGGAACGCAAAGATCAGCACAAAGATCACAAGCGTCAGCGTCGTATTCACGCGGCCGATCAGATGGGCGGGAAAGTGGCCGGCCAGCACCGCATAGGTCAGGATCCCGACCCCGCCGAACATCCCGTAGGCCGCCCACAGCGCGGCCGGCGGCAGCGGCACGCGCGCGACGATCGCAGCCTGCGTCGCGACGAACAGCGCCATGCCGACGCTGCAGAATGCCTGGACGGACACGCCGCGCCGCTCGAGCACGCGCGCCGCCGCACCGAAGCCGACGCAGCCGGCCATCATCGCAAAGCCGAGCACCGATACGAGCCGCGCGGCGTGCTGCGCGTCGAACCCTGCGACATCGCGCAGGTACGGCCCGACCCACAGCGACTGCATCGCGTAGAACACGCCCTGCGTGACGATCGAGAACGACGAGATCTTCCAGAACGCGCGACTGCCCAGGATGTGCCAGGTGCCCTTGAACTGGCTGACGAGGCCGCCCTGGTGGCGCGGCCGCTCGGCCTCGGGCGCGCCGAAACCGATCGCGGCCGCGACGACGAGCGTCAGCACCGCAAGGCCGCCGCAGATCACGCGCCAGCTGGTCAAGCCGAGCAGCCAGGTCAGCGGCGAGCCGACCGCGACGCCGCCGAGGCCGCCGACGGCCATCACGAGACCGTTGACGAGCGGCAGCCGGCCGACCGGAAAATGCTGCGCGAGCGCCTTGAACGCCGCACCGAGGCACACCGATACGCCGACGCCGATCAGGAGCCGGCCGATCATCATCGTGCCGAGGTCGTGCGCGACGCCGAACACCGCGGCACCGGCGGCCGCGAACACCAGCATGCCGGCCGCCACGCGACGCGGGCCGAAGTGGTCGAGCAGCACGCCGGCCGGAATCTGCGCGCCGGCGAAGCCGAGGAAATAGAGACTGGTGAGCAGCCCGAGATCGGCGGCCGACAGCCCGAGCTCGTGCGTGACGAACGGCGCGAAGCCGAGATTGACGCCGCGGAACACATACGACACGAAATACCCGATCGCAAACAGCGCGAGCACCCTCACCTGCACCGACGACATCGCTTCTCCTTGCGTGGTTGTCCCAGGCCCACGAAGCAGCGGCCCCACTGCCCGCGCAAATGAAAACGCCGTCACCTCGGTGACGGCGTTGCTTCGCGTTTCATCGGATGATAACCCATTCGCGCGGCCCATCCGGACCGACGCGACGCCATCGTGACCGCGCGAGTGTTACTTCTTCTTGCCCTTGTGCGCGGCGGCCTTGGCCGGCGCCGCCTTCGCGCCCCGGGCCGCGGGCTTCGCGGCGGCGTGCTTCGCACCGCGCGACTTGCCGCCCACCGCCAGGCTCGCACGCTCGACATGCGCGCTGCCGACCGACGTCGCGATCCGCTCGGGGCCCGGCTCTGCCGGCACCGTGCGGCCGACCGGCACGTGCAGCACGAGCGTCTGGCCCGGCATCACGAGATCGCGGTGCGTGCGGTTCCATCCCTTCAACTGGCCGACCGACACGCCGTAGCGGCCGGCGAGCGCCGCCATCGACTGCTTGCGGCGCACGCGGATCAGCATCTTGCGCGTGTCTGGGACGTCGGGCTCCATCGCGAGCGCGCCGTTTTCCGCGACGTCCGCACTGATGTCCTCGTCGTCGTCATCGCCGCGCGGCACGACGATCGTCGAACCCGGTTTCAGGCGCATGCCGGCCGGAATCTTGTTGACCGACATCAGCGTATCGGCGTCGACGCCGATCTTCTCGGCGATCGCGGCCGGACGCGCGCGTTCGCTGACCGTGTAGGTCGTCCACGTCGACAGCTGCCCGTTATAGGCCTTCAGGTTCTTCTCGAACGCCGCCGCGTTGTCGAACGGCAGCAGGATCTGCGGCTCGGTCGCACCGAGGATCACCGGCTTCGAGAACGACGGGTTCAGCGAGCGGAATTCGTCGAGCGGCAGGTTCGCGAGCTTCGCGGCCACCGCCACGTCGATGTCGCGCGACGTCGTGACCGTCACGAAATACGGGTGGTTCGGGATGTCCGGCAGCGTCAGGCCATACTGCTGCGGGCTCGCGATGATGTTCTTCACCGCCTGCAGCTTCGGCACGTAGTTGCGCGTCTCGTTCGGCATCCGCAGGCTCTGGTAGTCGGTCGGCAGGCCGGCCGCCTGGTTGCGCGCGATCGCGCGCTGCACGTTGCCCTCGCCCCAGTTGTACGCGGCCAGCGCCAGATACCAGTCACCGAACATGTCGTGCAGGCGCGACAGGTAGTCGAGCGCGGCGCTCGTCGACGCGAGCACGTCGCGGCGCTCGTCCTGCCACATGTTGCGCTTCAGGTTGTACGTGCGGCCCGTGCCGGGCATGAACTGCCACATGCCGGCCGCCTTCGCGACCGACAGCGCCTGCGGGTTGTACGCGGACTCGATGAACGGCAGCAGCGCGAGCTCGGTCGGCATGTGGCGCGCCTCGAGCTCCTCGACGATGTGGTACAGGTACTTCTGCGAGCGCTCGGTCATGCGCTGCACGTAATCGGGACGCTGCGTGTACCACGTCGTCTGCATGTCGACGAGGTCGCTCTGCAGGTCAGGCATCTGGAAGCCGCGACGAATGCGCCCCCAGAGATCGGTGTCTGCGCTGGTCAGGTCGCCGACGGATTGCTTGTCGACGTCGACGGTTTCTTTAGCGGTGGCTGATTTACGGAGGTAGTTGGACGCCGCCTGCGAATCGGCGGCGTTGTTGGCGACAGGAGCCTGGCTCGCACAAGCGGCGAGCAGCAGGACCACCATCGCACTCAATATAAGTCGCATGAAAATCTCGGCTTCCGACGGCTGGAAATTGCTGGCGATACTACGGAAGTGCGTGCTTCACGTCAATAAAAACACCGAAAACTCAGCGAAATCCTACATTTGGAGCAATTTTTACAGACTCCGCTTGAGCTTTGGAGTCCTCCGGAAATCATCATCGGAACCGGTTTTTCCACTCGCGCATCAGCGTGAACGCCGCCAGACGATCCGGCACCGTTTCGTGCAGCTCGGCCTCGAGGGTCGCATGAATAGCCGCGCTGTCCGCCCGCATGAACGGGTTGACGGCACGCTCGTGCGCGATCGTGGTGGGCAGGGTCGGCACGCCGCGCGCGCGCAATGCCTGCGCATCGTCGCGCCAGGTGGCGAGCGCCGCATTGCCCGGCTCGCACGCGAGCGCGAAGCGGATGTTCGACAGCGTGTATTCGTGTGCGCAATGCACGTGCGTGTCGCCCGGCAGCGCCGCGAGCGCGTCGAGCGACGCGAGCATCTGCGCGGGCGTACCCTCGAACAGGCGACCGCAGCCGCACGAGAACAGCGTGTCGCCACAGAACACATGCGGGGTGGCGGCGCCCTGCCCGGCCGCCTGGAAATAGGCGAGGTGGCCACGCGTGTGACCGGGCACGTCGAGCACGTCGAAGGCGAGCGCCGGCGCGCCGAGCGTCACGCGATCGCCACCCGCCAGCGGCCGCGTGACCACGCCGATCGCCTCGGCCGCCGGGCCGTAAACCACGAGCGGCGCATCGTCCGGCTGGCCATCTTGCAGCGCGGCGACACCGCCGACATGGTCGGCGTGATGGTGCGTGAGTAAAATAGCGGTCAACCGCCAGCCGCGTTCGGCAAGAACACGGCGTACCGGCGCGGCTTCACCCGGATCGACGGCGATCGCATCGCGGCCGTCCGAGACGAGCCAGATATAGTTGTCTTCGAATGCCGGTACCGGCACGTATTCCAGCTCGTTCATGGGCGCGCAATCATCGTTATGTCCGATCGTCAAATTATAGACTGGCCCGCCTGGACCGACTCGCCGCCCGGCCGCTACGTGCTGGACTGGGAGCAGGCGCAGCTCGACCGGATCGTGTCCGACGTATTCGGGTTTCATGCGCTGCAGCTCGGCCTGCCGCAGCTCGACGCGCTGCGCGAGAACCGCATGCCGTATCGCGGCCTCGTGCTCGATCCGGCGAGCGGCGCGAGTGCGCCCTACCAGTACCCGTGGGCGCGCGAAGCGCGCGCGCCGGAGCATGCGCCGGCCGATCGCAGCACGACCTGGTGCGATCTGCTCGACCTGCCGTTCGAGTCGCAGAGCGTCGACCTGATCGTGATGCCGCACACGCTCGAATTCACGTCCGACCCTCACCGCCTGCTGCGGGAAGCCGAACGCGTGCTGATGCCGGAAGGCCAGCTCGTGATCACCGGCTTCAATTCGCTCAGCCTGTGGGGGATGCGCCAGTCGTTCGGGCGCATGGCCAACCGCCCGTTCGTGCCGGCCGCGCGCGACCAGATCGCATTCATCCGGCTCAAGGACTGGATCAAGCTGCTCGGCTTCGATCTCGAGCGCGGCCGCTTCGGTTGCTACCGGCCGCCGCTCATCACCGACAAATGGCTGGCCCGCTACGGCTTCATGGAAGCCGCCGGCGACCGCTGGTGGCCGATCTTCGGCGCCGTCTACATGGTCACGGCCGTCAAGCGCGTGCGCGGCATGCGCCTCGTCGGCCAGATCAAGATGAAGAAGCCCGTGCTCGCACCGGGCCTGACGCCGGCAGCCACCCCGACTACCCATCAAGAACACTCATGACTACCGACACCACCGACACCATCGACATCTATACCGACGGCGCCTGCAAGGGCAACCCCGGCCCCGGCGGCTGGGGCGCACTGCTGCGCTACGGCGACCGCGAAAAGGAGCTGTTCGGCGGCGAACCCAACACGACCAACAACCGGATGGAACTGATGGGCGTGATCGCCGCGCTCGAGGCGCTGAAGCGGCCGTGCCGCGTGATCGTCCATACCGACTCGCAATACGTGCAGAAAGGCATCAGCGAGTGGATCCACGGCTGGAAGAAGAAAGGCTGGATCACCGCATCGAAAACACCGGTGAAGAACGCCGACCTGTGGAAGCGGCTCGACGCGCTCGTCGCGCAACACGAGGTCGAGTGGCGCTGGGTGAAGGGCCACGCCGGCCATCCCGAAAACGAACGCGCGGACGCGCTCGCAAATCGCGGCGTCGAATCGCTGGTGGCCTGAACGCAGGCCGCCCTCCTGTCTTTCCCGATTTATCCGACATGCGCCAGATCATTCTCGATACCGAAACCACCGGCCTGAATCCCCGCACGGGCGACCGCCTCATCGAAATCGGCTGCGTCGAGCTGCTGAACCGGCGGCTCACCGGCAACAACCTGCACATCTACGTGAACCCCGAGCGCGACAGCGATCCGGGCGCGCTGGCGGTGCACGGCCTCACGACCGAATTCCTGAGCGACAAGCCGAAGTTCGCGGAAGTCGCCGACCAGATCCGCGACTTCGTGAAGGACGCCGAGCTGATCATCCACAACGCGCCGTTCGACCTCGGGTTCCTCGACGCCGAATTCGCGCGGCTCGACCTGCCGCCGTTCACCGAGCATTGCGGCGGCGTGATCGACACGCTCGTGCAGGCCAAGCAGATGTTCCCCGGCAAGCGCAACTCGCTCGACGCACTGTGCGACCGCTTCGGCATCAGCAACGCGCACCGCACGCTGCACGGCGCACTGCTCGACTCGGAACTGCTCGCCGAGGTCTATCTCGCGATGACGCGCGGCCAGGACAGCCTCGTGATCGACATGCTGGACGACGCGCTCGCCGACGGCGGCGCGGCGAACGGCCAGCGTGTGGCGCTCGCGTCGCTCGACCTGCCGGTCGTCGCGGCGAGCGACGACGAGCTCGCCGCGCACCAGACCCAGCTCGACGAACTCGACAAGTCGGTCAAGGGCACCTGCGTGTGGCGCAAGTCCGCCGACGCGGACGCTGCCGGCGCCGCCTGACGCGCTACGCACCGGCCACGCCTGCAGCCGCGCCTACACGCGCGGCTGCAGCGCGATGACGGCCATCCCGCCGAGCGCGAGCAGCGCGCCGGCCACATCCCAGCGGGTCAGCGCGACGCCGTCGACCACCCGCAGCCAGATCAGCGCCACTGCGATATACACGCCGCCGTACGCCGCGTACGTGCGCCCCGCCGCGCTCGGGTGCAGCGTCAGCAGCCATGCGAACAGCGCGAGCGACAGCGCAGCCGGCACCAGCAGCCAGCCGGGCCGCCCATCCTTCAGCACGAGCCACGGCAGGTAGCAGCCGACGATTTCAGCCAGCGCAGTGACGGCGAACAGCGCCGCGATCTTCATCAGTTCGGTCATCCGGTTCCTCGTGGATTCCCCGCCAGTCACGGGGGCAGCGCGACCCCGCCGCGCGCCGCCGATCATACCGGAGCAGGCCCCGCCGGAAGCCCCGCCACACGGGGGATTCCGGGCAATTTGCACGATCTTCCGTCATCGTGCTATCATGTCGCCTGTTTCAACATTCAATCTCTGTCTATTCGATTTCGCAAGAAGTCCGTCCGCGCGTTGCGGGCCGGCGCTTCGACCGAAATTGCACCCACAGGAAAGCCCGCCCGACAGGCCCGCTTTTCTCGTTTCGTTGCCCCTCCGGGGCGCTTGCCGGAACGCCGGACCCAGTCCGCACCGGCATCTGCCGCTCGCATCACGCGGCCCATTCTTCATGAGCGCACTGTCGCGACGGCCCATCGGGCCCGCGTCGAAGCAGTCCCTTACAGCCTTTTATTCCGTAAGTGCTTAATGGCCTGCCCCGACGCGCAGCACACGACATCGCGCTCGCCGGCAAACCGTGTCGGACGGCCCGCCCGTTCCGGCGCAGTCAAAGGAGTGCATGACCTTGACCGCAACACACGTCAGCCCGACCGCTGCTTCTTCCTCCACGTCGTCCGGCGAGGCCCCGCTCGCCGCGGACGACATTACCGTCGTCGACCAGAGCCTGCTCAAGCGCGCCGTCAGCGCAATGGCCATCGGCAATGCGATGGAATGGTTCGACTTCGGCGTCTACAGCTACATCGCCGTGACGCTCGGCAAAGTGTTCTTCCCGTCCAGCAGCCCGTCCGCGCAGCTGCTCGCGACCTTCGGCACGTTCGCCGCCGCGTTCCTCGTGCGCCCGCTCGGCGGCATGGTGTTCGGCCCGCTCGGCGACCGCATCGGCCGCCAGCGCGTGCTCGCCGCCACCATGATCATGATGGCCGTCGGCACCTTTGCGATCGGCCTGATCCCCAGCTACGCGTCGATCGGCATCATGGCGCCCGTGCTGCTGCTCGTCGCCCGCCTCGTGCAGGGCTTCTCGACCGGCGGCGAATACGGCGGCGCCGCCACCTTCATCGCCGAATTCTCGACCGACAAGCGCCGCGGCTTCATGGGCAGCTTCCTCGAGTTCGGCACGCTGATCGGCTATGTGATGGGTGCAGGCGTCGTCGCGCTGCTCACCGCGTCGCTGTCGCAGGAAGCGCTGCTGTCGTGGGGCTGGCGCGTGCCGTTCCTGATCGCGGGCCCGCTCGGCCTGATCGGTCTGTACATCCGGATGAAGCTCGAGGAAACGCCGGCGTTCAAGCGCCAGGCCGAAGCGCGCGAAGCGCAGGACAAGGCCGTGCCGAAGGTGCGCTTCCGCGAGACGCTGCTCGCCAACTGGCGCGCGCTGCTGCTCTGCGTCGGCCTCGTGCTGATCTTCAACGTGACCGACTACATGGTGCTGTCGTACCTGCCGAGCTTCATGTCGTCGACGCTGCACTTCGACGAGTCGCACAGCCTCGTGCTCGTGCTGATCGTGATGGTGCTGATGATGCCGCTGACGCTCGCCGCCGGCCGCCTGTCGGACCGGATCGGCCGCAAGCCCGTGATGCTGGCCGGCTGCGTCGGCCTGCTGGTGCTGGCGATCCCGTCGATGCTGCTGATCCATGCGGGCAGCACCGCGTCGGTGTTCGGCGGCCTGCTGATCCTCGGCGTGCTGCTGTCGTGCTTCACCGGCGTGATGCCGTCAGCGCTGCCGGCGCTGTTCCCGACCGAGATCCGCTACGGCGCGCTCGCGATCGGCTTCAACGTGTCGGTCTCGTTGTTCGGCGGCACGACGCCGCTGATGACCGCGTGGCTCGTCGACGTGACCAATAATCTGATGATGCCCGCGTACTACATGATGGGGGCGGCCGTGATCGGCATCGTGTCGGTCGTCGCGCTCGCCGAAACCGCGCGCCAGCCGCTCAAGGGCTCGCCGCCGGCCGTCGCGTCGCGTCGCGAGGCACACCAGCTCGTGCGCCAGCTGCGCGAGGACGAGGACACGGAGATCTACGGCGTCGTGTCGACCGCACGCGCCTGAGCGTCGCACATGAAAAAGCCCCGGCCGAAGCCGGGGCTCGATCGAACCCGATCCGCCCGACCGGCTTGCGCCGGCCGGGCTTTTTATTATCTGCGCGCCACAGGCGCGCTCATGCGTGGTGCGCTTCGCAGTGACGGCAGAAGATCAGCGCGCGCGAGCGCGACACGGCCGCCTGCGCGCCGCGCGCGGCGACGATCAAGCCGACCTGGCCGAGATTGAAATCGCGCTCGACCATCAGCTGCGTCAGCGCGGCAAGCGGCAACACGACGGACGGGTGGTACAGGCTCGATTCGATCAGCGCTCTCATCATCGGCTCCATCAGGTAATGCATATTCGATGGAGTGGATTCTAGGGATGGCCGGTATCCGGATAAACACCACGAATGCGAAGTCACTTGTCAGCGGTTGCGAACAATCGGCTGCGCCTTGCCGGGCGGGCCTGGGCGGGTGGCGAGCGGCGGCGCGGGAGCGCGCACGGATCGACGCGAGGGGGTTTTCCGGAAGCCGGGCCGCACGAAAATGGCCGGCCGGGCGTCCGATTACCGCCGGCCGGACCGAAGCGCGCCGGATGTCGGCACCGGTGGGGTCGGACCGGTCGCGCCGCCCCGGGCAGCCGAAGCGGCCGGCGCCGTCAGTCGAGCGGCGTCTCGACAAACGCCGGCAGCACTTCCGCGCGCGCCGAATGTGCGGCGAGCGCCGGATAACGGGCCGGATCGATCCGGCCGAGCGGCGGGTAATCGGCGGCCATGAACTGCGTGAAGCGCCACGCGACCGCGACACTCACGTCGGATTGCAGCAGCCGCGCGCCGCCGAACCAGCCGTTCGCGGCCGCGACGAGCGGCTCGAGTTCGCCATACGCGGCCTCGAGCTGGCTCAGCACGCGCTCGAGCCACGGTGCATGCTGCTTCTCGGCCGGCCGCAGCGCCTGCTCGTACACGACCTGCACCGTCTTCTCGGCCGCCGCCAGCGCGAAGCCGACCGGCACGAGCGCGCGCAGTCGCGCATCGGCGGCGTCGGGCAGCAGGCGCCGCTCCGGCGCGACGCGGTGGTCGAGGTAGTCGACGATCAGCGACGAATCGATCAGCGTCGTCCCGTCGTCGGTCACGAGCGTCGGCGCCTTCACCACCGGGTTGATCTCGCGGAATCGGTCGAAGTGACGGAACACCGAGATCGACTCGTGTTCGAACGGCAGGTCGAGCAGCTTCGCCGAAATGGCGACACGACGGACGAACGGGGAATCCAGCATGCCGATCAGCTTCATCGCAAACGCTCCGCTTGAAAGAATGGGACCGACGACTGTAGCAGCGCCGCGCGCCGCCGGCTAGCGCGACGCGGCGTCGCCGCGTGCTCGATGCGCGCTTGATGCACGTCACTCGGTCACGTATCCGACACCCGCTGCGCGGCCGGAGTGACCATAATGCAGATTCACGCCCCTTCCGTACCAAGGTTCGCCATGTGGTATGCCGTCGTCGAGCAGCAACGGGAATGGATGCGCGCCTGGCGCGCGGCAACGCGCCACGCGTTCGACGTGTGGCCCGCCGCGACGCTGCCGTACGCCGCGTCTTCCTGCTATGACGACCTGTTCGAGCCGCTGCTCGGGCCGGCCGCCGGGCCGCCGCGCTTCGATCTCCAGCGCCCCGCCGTCGACGAGCGGATCGTCGCGCGCACGCCGTTCTGCGACCTGCGCCGCTTCACGCGCGGCGACGCACGGCGCACGGTGCTGCTGTGCGCGCCACTCGCGGGCCACGCGGCCGTGATGATGCGGGAAACCGTCGAGGTGTTGCTCGCCGACGGCGACGTCGGCGTGACCGACTGGGTCAATGCGCGTGACGTCCCGCTCGCGTCGGGCCGCTTCGGGCTCGACGAGTACGTGGCGACGCTCGACGGCTTCGTCGACGCGCTCACCTGCGACGATCGGCCGCTGCACGTCGTCGCCGGCAGGATCGAACACGACCTTGTGTCGCAAGTCGCTACTGTTGATCGTTTCGAATATCTTCGTGTAGTACTCGCGTTCAGCGGTACGAGCCATCAGCCAGCGATAGCTCTGCGGGCTCGCCCCCTTGACGTGCAACGTGTAGCGCTCGTCCTTCTCCAGCAACAGGCGCAGCGTATCGAGCGCGAGGTCGAGCCGCTTGCGGGATGGCACGATCCCGATCATGCCGAGATTGAACTCGTTGCCCCCCATCTTTTCCTGCTGGAAGCGCTTCGAATCCAGGAAGTTGCCGACAACGCGAACCTTCTCCTTCGGCATGGGGAATTTGGCGACGCACTCCTCCAGGATATGCTGACCGACAAACACCACCTCATCCATCTTCTCGTAGTCGATCTCCGCGGGATACGGCGTGTTGCGTTCCTGCAGATGCAGCCGCGTGACCAGGCGCTGGCCGTCACGCTTGTGCTTTGCGCAGAATACCGCGTTGCCGAGCGCCCATTCGGCCACGACGATATCCGCCCACTCCATCATTTCGAGCGTCTTCTTCGGATCGTGGTCGTTATGGCCGGGCCAGTAATCCTCCTTGAATTCGAACAGGCCGGTGGCCTCGAGATGCGACTGGAGCGGATACCAGAACTTCTGGTCGTGACCACAGACAAGTACTTTGCGTTTGCCGGCCTTCATTTCTTTATAACGATAGATATCAAACGTGGTAGAGGTCGCCATCGCATACGCTCGGGCGCTTCGACTCGGGTCGGTCAGATCTGGATCGCCGCAATCTTGTTGCGCAGCACTGCCTCGCGCATTTTTGCCACGTCCGGCAAGTAGTTCGCCGAATCCGCCGAGAACGAACGCAGCGACCCTTGACCGTCCAGCACCGCACCATCGGGACCCAGCATCTCGAGCACCGGGCTTTGAGCGGGCTTCACACGCAGCAGCCACGCCTGATGATCGCGCTCGACGTCGAACGCGTACCGGTCCGTGCCGTCGCGAGGCTTGCCAACGATATCCGCCTGGCTGTAGACAAATGCGTGAGGCAGATCCTGCAGGTACCACTTCCCGTAGAAGGCCCGCGGAGAAAACACGCCGACATGCGTCGCGTTGAAGGCAGCGCTCGCGCGGGAGACGGCTTCGCCGAGATGATTCCCGGGCGAAACGACTTCCACGTCCGGCATATCGAGGGATTTGACCGACCCCTTACGGGCAAACAGCACCAGCCGCTTCGCCGAAACCGACATGGCCTGGGAGGCAAACATGTCGGCGACGCGTCGCGCTTCGTTCGCGTTGTCCACTACCGCGAAGACCAGCACGCGCACATCTTCAATGACGCGCTTCTTGATGCCGACCGTGTCGAGAATCTGCTGGGTACGGTGCGCGAACGTATGCTCGGAGAACACTGCACGGATGCCATTCAGGCTTCTTCGGCGCCACTCGTCAGGCGACTCGAGCAAAGCACGGATTCCGCGTGCGTTAACAAATGCTGGAGCAATCCTGCAGGTCCCATTCCCGTAGAAGCCCGGGAGAAAACACGCGGCCTTGGTTCGGTTGAAGCAAGCCTCCCGCGGGAAACGGTTTCGCC
This window of the Burkholderia cepacia GG4 genome carries:
- a CDS encoding glutathione S-transferase family protein translates to MKLIGMLDSPFVRRVAISAKLLDLPFEHESISVFRHFDRFREINPVVKAPTLVTDDGTTLIDSSLIVDYLDHRVAPERRLLPDAADARLRALVPVGFALAAAEKTVQVVYEQALRPAEKQHAPWLERVLSQLEAAYGELEPLVAAANGWFGGARLLQSDVSVAVAWRFTQFMAADYPPLGRIDPARYPALAAHSARAEVLPAFVETPLD
- a CDS encoding YnfA family protein; protein product: MTELMKIAALFAVTALAEIVGCYLPWLVLKDGRPGWLLVPAALSLALFAWLLTLHPSAAGRTYAAYGGVYIAVALIWLRVVDGVALTRWDVAGALLALGGMAVIALQPRV
- a CDS encoding glycosyltransferase, which produces MLESPDEWRRRSLNGIRAVFSEHTFAHRTQQILDTVGIKKRVIEDVRVLVFAVVDNANEARRVADMFASQAMSVSAKRLVLFARKGSVKSLDMPDVEVVSPGNHLGEAVSRASAAFNATHVGVFSPRAFYGKWYLQDLPHAFVYSQADIVGKPRDGTDRYAFDVERDHQAWLLRVKPAQSPVLEMLGPDGAVLDGQGSLRSFSADSANYLPDVAKMREAVLRNKIAAIQI
- the dnaQ gene encoding DNA polymerase III subunit epsilon, with amino-acid sequence MRQIILDTETTGLNPRTGDRLIEIGCVELLNRRLTGNNLHIYVNPERDSDPGALAVHGLTTEFLSDKPKFAEVADQIRDFVKDAELIIHNAPFDLGFLDAEFARLDLPPFTEHCGGVIDTLVQAKQMFPGKRNSLDALCDRFGISNAHRTLHGALLDSELLAEVYLAMTRGQDSLVIDMLDDALADGGAANGQRVALASLDLPVVAASDDELAAHQTQLDELDKSVKGTCVWRKSADADAAGAA
- the proP gene encoding glycine betaine/L-proline transporter ProP — its product is MTLTATHVSPTAASSSTSSGEAPLAADDITVVDQSLLKRAVSAMAIGNAMEWFDFGVYSYIAVTLGKVFFPSSSPSAQLLATFGTFAAAFLVRPLGGMVFGPLGDRIGRQRVLAATMIMMAVGTFAIGLIPSYASIGIMAPVLLLVARLVQGFSTGGEYGGAATFIAEFSTDKRRGFMGSFLEFGTLIGYVMGAGVVALLTASLSQEALLSWGWRVPFLIAGPLGLIGLYIRMKLEETPAFKRQAEAREAQDKAVPKVRFRETLLANWRALLLCVGLVLIFNVTDYMVLSYLPSFMSSTLHFDESHSLVLVLIVMVLMMPLTLAAGRLSDRIGRKPVMLAGCVGLLVLAIPSMLLIHAGSTASVFGGLLILGVLLSCFTGVMPSALPALFPTEIRYGALAIGFNVSVSLFGGTTPLMTAWLVDVTNNLMMPAYYMMGAAVIGIVSVVALAETARQPLKGSPPAVASRREAHQLVRQLREDEDTEIYGVVSTARA